The region CGCGACCTGAGTTAATCTCTGAAAATGGTGCGCTATTCTCTCGACCCCGAGAACCCAACTAAATCATGCAAGGCAAGGGGTTCAAACCTGCGGGTGCACTTCAAGAATACCCGTGAGACGGCTCAAGCAATAAAGGGCATGCACATACGCAAAGCCACCAAGTACCTGAAGGATGTCACCCTTCAGAAGCAGTGCGTTCCCTTCCGTCGTTACAATGGTGGCGTTGGTAGATGTGCTCAGGCAAAGCAGTGGGGTTGGACCCAGGGTCGTTGGCCCAAAAAGAGCGCAGATTTCCTGCTTCATATGCTGAAAAATGCTGAGAGCAATGCTGAACTCAAGGGTTTGGATGTTGATTCTCTGGTCATTGAGCACATTCAGGTGAACAAGGCACCAAAAATGCGCAGGCGTACTTACCGAGCTCACGGACGTATCAACCCCTACATGAGTTCTCCCTGCCATATTGAGATGATTCTCACAGAAAAAGAGCAGATTGTTCCCAAACCAGAAGAGGAAgttgcaataaagaaaaaaatatcgcagaagaaactgaaaaagcaaaaactcaTGG is a window of Ailuropoda melanoleuca isolate Jingjing unplaced genomic scaffold, ASM200744v2 unplaced-scaffold40284, whole genome shotgun sequence DNA encoding:
- the LOC117799016 gene encoding 60S ribosomal protein L17-like; translation: MVRYSLDPENPTKSCKARGSNLRVHFKNTRETAQAIKGMHIRKATKYLKDVTLQKQCVPFRRYNGGVGRCAQAKQWGWTQGRWPKKSADFLLHMLKNAESNAELKGLDVDSLVIEHIQVNKAPKMRRRTYRAHGRINPYMSSPCHIEMILTEKEQIVPKPEEEVAIKKKISQKKLKKQKLM